A genome region from Tolypothrix sp. PCC 7712 includes the following:
- a CDS encoding UPF0175 family protein has translation MAVTISDEFLDASQLTPTEFLQEIALHLFQSGRLTLGYAAKMAEMDCDAFQDLLKARKIPLYHYDVDDFEVDLKNLRELGRL, from the coding sequence ATGGCTGTGACAATTTCCGATGAATTTTTAGACGCTTCTCAGTTAACACCTACAGAATTTTTGCAGGAAATTGCATTACATTTATTTCAGTCGGGGCGATTAACTTTAGGTTATGCGGCGAAAATGGCAGAGATGGACTGTGATGCTTTTCAAGATTTACTAAAAGCCCGTAAAATTCCTTTATATCATTATGATGTGGATGATTTTGAGGTTGACTTAAAAAATTTGCGGGAGTTAGGGCGATTGTGA
- a CDS encoding UPF0175 family protein has product MALTIADEDLESIQLSAEIREKALHKAKEGYVMALLEVGEITSGRAAKILSVSRLEVIEMMNKWGISIFDDSQSLEELRHEVEQAELMLNQQIS; this is encoded by the coding sequence ATGGCTTTAACAATTGCAGATGAAGACTTAGAAAGTATTCAGCTTTCGGCAGAGATTCGAGAAAAGGCTTTACACAAAGCTAAAGAAGGGTATGTAATGGCTTTATTAGAGGTAGGAGAAATTACCAGTGGACGGGCTGCAAAAATTCTGAGTGTTTCTCGGCTAGAAGTTATCGAAATGATGAATAAATGGGGTATTTCTATTTTTGATGACTCTCAGAGTTTGGAGGAATTACGTCACGAAGTAGAACAAGCAGAATTAATGTTAAATCAGCAAATTTCTTAA
- a CDS encoding mercuric reductase, with protein MSNLEFERVTVRPMDEYNQTLVSHVHPPDWINPKPADIYDLVVIGAGTAGLVVAAGAAGLDLGLKVALIEKHLMGGDCLNVGCVPSKTIIRSARVVGELWDGKELGINIPQNIDIDFPAVMERMRRIRAGISPHDSAARFQKLGVDIFLGSGRFASKNTVEVGDKTLRFKKAVIATGARAAQPGIPGIEKAGYLTNESVFSLIQRPERLAVIGGGPIGCELAQAFRRLGSEVVLFHRSSHVLNKEDGEAAEILQKVLIKEGIRLVLNCKLEEVVTVTEGKRLYFSSNGHRDSVTVDEILVGAGRAPNVEGLNLEAVGVEYDKQHGVKVNDYLQTTNPKIYAAGDICMNWKFTHAADAAARIVIKNTLFSPFGLSRSKLSSLVMPWVTYTDPEIAHVGLSEQEAKDKGWNVETIKIPFSSVDRAIADGEESGFLKIIHKKGSDEILGATIVARHAGEMISEVTTAIVGKLGLNKLSGVIHPYPTQAEAIKKAADAYRRKLLTENTKRLLGFLTKLS; from the coding sequence ATGTCTAATTTAGAATTTGAAAGAGTTACAGTCCGCCCAATGGATGAATATAACCAAACTTTGGTATCCCACGTTCATCCACCAGATTGGATAAATCCGAAACCTGCTGATATTTACGACTTAGTAGTAATTGGTGCAGGAACAGCGGGATTAGTTGTGGCTGCGGGTGCGGCGGGTTTAGATTTGGGTTTAAAAGTCGCATTAATTGAAAAGCATCTCATGGGTGGAGATTGCTTAAATGTAGGTTGCGTTCCTTCAAAAACTATTATTCGTTCGGCTCGTGTGGTGGGTGAATTGTGGGATGGTAAGGAATTAGGAATTAATATTCCGCAAAATATTGATATTGATTTTCCCGCAGTTATGGAAAGGATGCGCCGCATTCGTGCTGGTATTAGTCCCCATGATTCGGCTGCACGCTTTCAAAAGTTAGGCGTTGATATATTTCTAGGTAGCGGTCGATTTGCGAGTAAAAATACTGTGGAAGTTGGCGACAAAACTCTGCGGTTTAAAAAAGCCGTAATCGCTACGGGAGCAAGAGCCGCGCAACCAGGGATTCCGGGAATTGAAAAAGCTGGTTATTTAACTAATGAGTCGGTTTTTTCCTTAATTCAACGACCGGAACGGTTAGCAGTCATTGGGGGTGGCCCGATTGGTTGTGAATTAGCGCAAGCTTTCCGACGCTTGGGTTCTGAGGTGGTGCTTTTCCATCGCAGTTCTCATGTTCTTAATAAAGAAGATGGGGAAGCTGCAGAAATTCTGCAAAAGGTTTTAATTAAAGAAGGAATTCGCTTAGTACTTAATTGCAAATTAGAAGAAGTCGTCACCGTCACCGAAGGGAAGCGACTGTACTTTTCTAGCAACGGACATCGCGATTCTGTAACTGTAGATGAAATTTTAGTGGGTGCGGGACGCGCTCCCAATGTTGAAGGTTTGAATTTAGAAGCCGTTGGAGTAGAGTACGACAAGCAGCATGGTGTGAAAGTCAATGATTACCTGCAAACGACTAATCCCAAAATTTATGCAGCTGGGGATATCTGCATGAATTGGAAATTTACCCATGCAGCTGATGCAGCCGCACGCATTGTCATTAAAAATACCTTATTTTCACCCTTTGGGCTAAGTCGTAGCAAACTCAGCAGTTTAGTTATGCCTTGGGTAACCTATACTGACCCAGAAATTGCCCATGTAGGATTGTCGGAACAAGAAGCCAAAGACAAAGGCTGGAATGTCGAGACAATCAAAATTCCTTTTAGTAGTGTAGACCGTGCGATCGCAGATGGTGAAGAGTCAGGATTCCTGAAAATTATCCACAAAAAAGGCTCCGATGAAATTCTCGGTGCAACCATTGTCGCTCGTCATGCAGGGGAAATGATTTCGGAAGTGACTACAGCAATTGTCGGTAAGTTAGGTTTGAACAAGTTAAGCGGTGTCATTCATCCCTATCCCACCCAAGCAGAAGCAATTAAAAAAGCTGCTGATGCTTATCGGCGCAAATTATTAACAGAAAATACCAAACGCCTCTTAGGTTTTCTCACCAAATTGTCTTAA
- a CDS encoding type I restriction-modification system subunit M, translated as MVASIESSTNQELVGFIWSIADKLRGPYRPPQYRRVMLPLIVLRRLDAVLEPTKQAVLEAKSKYAAMGLEGDAFEKAIAKVAIGHPDKQFHYMFANPPFGVEWKPEDFIKDEYDNLGFNGRFGAGLPRINDGSLLFLQHMISKMHSSPEVGGDGSRIAIVFNGSPLFTGDAGSGESNIRRWIIENDWLDAVVALPDQMFYNTGIFTYIWLVTNKKAAHRRGKVQLIDGTRHFQKMKKSLGNKRNELSPEHIAELVRLYGDFEHNDVSVVESDGQIEKRVCSKIFDNQKFGFLKITVERPLRLNFQVSEERLARLSEQKAFQDLATTKKRKDAKVQQLEIEMGESLQNQILAALQKLNANKLYLSRDEFENDLNRVLKQAGLSLKAPVKKAILAALGETDTEAEICRDAKGNPEPDSNLRDTEIVPLPDDITLPLPLEYDKDASVNELIKLVKGHCEAYFKAEVLPHVPDAWIDFDKTKVGYEIPLNRHFYVYQPPRPLDEIENDIKSLEADIMAMLGEVV; from the coding sequence ATGGTGGCTAGTATAGAAAGTTCTACTAATCAAGAGTTAGTCGGTTTTATCTGGAGCATTGCCGACAAACTCCGTGGCCCATACCGTCCACCACAGTACCGCCGGGTGATGTTACCTTTGATTGTATTGCGGCGTTTGGATGCAGTCTTGGAACCGACAAAGCAAGCTGTCCTGGAGGCTAAGTCTAAATATGCGGCGATGGGTTTAGAGGGGGATGCTTTTGAAAAAGCGATCGCTAAAGTGGCAATTGGTCATCCTGATAAACAGTTTCACTATATGTTTGCCAATCCGCCTTTTGGGGTGGAATGGAAACCAGAAGATTTTATTAAAGATGAGTATGACAATTTAGGATTTAATGGGCGTTTTGGGGCTGGTTTACCGCGCATTAATGATGGTTCGCTGTTGTTTTTGCAACACATGATATCGAAAATGCACTCATCCCCAGAAGTAGGCGGTGATGGTTCGCGAATTGCGATCGTGTTTAATGGTTCGCCTTTATTTACAGGGGATGCGGGGAGTGGTGAAAGTAATATTCGCCGTTGGATTATTGAAAATGACTGGCTAGATGCGGTGGTGGCGCTACCTGACCAAATGTTTTATAACACGGGAATTTTTACTTATATTTGGTTGGTGACGAATAAAAAAGCAGCGCATCGTCGGGGGAAAGTACAGCTGATTGATGGTACTCGTCATTTCCAAAAAATGAAAAAGAGTCTCGGTAATAAGCGCAATGAATTATCCCCTGAGCATATTGCGGAACTGGTGCGACTGTATGGGGATTTTGAGCATAATGATGTCAGTGTGGTGGAGTCAGACGGACAGATAGAAAAGCGGGTTTGCTCAAAGATTTTTGATAATCAAAAGTTTGGATTTCTTAAAATTACTGTAGAGCGTCCGTTACGGTTAAATTTTCAGGTGAGTGAAGAGCGTTTGGCGCGGTTGTCGGAGCAGAAAGCATTTCAGGATTTAGCAACGACTAAGAAGCGTAAAGATGCTAAAGTCCAACAGTTAGAAATTGAGATGGGTGAAAGTCTGCAAAATCAAATTTTAGCTGCTTTGCAGAAATTGAATGCAAATAAACTTTATCTGTCACGGGATGAGTTTGAAAATGACTTAAATCGGGTGTTAAAACAAGCGGGATTAAGTTTAAAAGCTCCAGTAAAAAAAGCGATTTTAGCAGCATTGGGAGAGACTGATACAGAAGCGGAAATCTGCCGAGATGCTAAGGGGAATCCTGAACCGGATAGTAATTTACGAGATACGGAAATTGTACCTTTACCGGATGATATTACCTTGCCGTTACCTTTGGAATATGACAAAGATGCAAGTGTAAATGAGTTGATTAAGTTAGTAAAGGGGCATTGTGAGGCATATTTTAAAGCGGAAGTATTGCCCCATGTACCAGATGCTTGGATTGATTTTGATAAGACTAAGGTAGGGTATGAGATTCCGTTAAATCGTCATTTTTATGTGTATCAGCCGCCTCGTCCTTTGGATGAAATTGAGAATGATATTAAATCTTTAGAAGCAGATATTATGGCAATGTTGGGGGAAGTGGTTTAG
- a CDS encoding type II toxin-antitoxin system Phd/YefM family antitoxin has translation MTQITLAELPETLQNLINQAQKTGEPLTIIQNGIPLAIISPINQSKRAAFGAMKDSGQITGDIIEPTSNLVTWDVLL, from the coding sequence ATGACACAAATCACCCTTGCAGAACTTCCCGAAACCCTCCAAAACCTAATTAACCAAGCGCAAAAAACAGGCGAACCCCTTACCATCATTCAAAATGGTATTCCCTTAGCCATCATATCCCCCATTAATCAAAGCAAAAGAGCCGCCTTTGGAGCGATGAAAGATAGCGGTCAAATTACAGGGGATATTATCGAGCCTACTTCAAATCTAGTTACTTGGGACGTACTTTTATGA
- a CDS encoding type I restriction endonuclease subunit R: MHTEDKFEDIIERELLQISGYHQGKANDYDTDTALFPKEIINFIKTTQPKQWERLANSSDAEKIIIESLTKELKSRGMLDILRNGFKCYGKTLRVAYFQPNTGMNPETLALYEQNRLTITRQVTIKTGRIPDILLSINGLPIATIELKNPFTGQTYQNAIHQYKLYRDPKDPLFAFKQRCLVHFAVDTEEVWMTTKLASENTYFLPFNKGNHHGAGNPPGDNEEYRTSYFWLEVLQKDSLLDILARFLHVEIKETKIPTATGVNYQKKETLIFPRYHQLDVVRKLITHAKQNQAGHNYLIQHSAGSGKSNSIAWLAHRLANLHDNQDEKIFHTVVVITDRTVLDQQLQNTIYQFDHKAGVVQKIDENTQQLATALSDGVPIIISTIQKFPFITKAIETLAKKGKTIDITTKNKRFAVIVDEAHGSQTGETAAELRKILNKDGIESAIASQLLEDELEEDNLSDEAKQQLLKAQLTRTKQPNLSYFAFTATPKHKTQLVFDEPGENGQIPFHLYTMRQAIEEGYIKDVLANYTCYDRYYELVRTSENNPDLPRRQAAKAIANFVELHPYNIAQKVEIIIEHFRNHTRHKIGGRAKAMVVTSSREHAVKYKLAFDKYIKDKGYSDIKSLVAFSGSIILDELPGQTFTEVKMNGGIKTSEIPDKFASDAYQVLLVANKFQTGFDQPLLHTMFVDKRLDGVQAVQTLSRLNRTTIGKEDTFVLDFVNKPEDIYKAFKPYYEETPVGETADPQQLNDLSYQLYAWQLFSHDDVNQWCEIWFRPKTSLTGSEHKKLNTLLDLIIENYRALQDAEKELFKSQLTSFRNLYLFLAQIIPYQDSELEKLYAYGRFLLKKLPRSPQAPKIDLSGDIELKFYRLEKISEGKIDLTAGQAEPLRGATSVGTRQPDKEVPLSQLIDTLNERFGTNFTPADQLFFEQITETAIANDSIKQAAQVNTKENFAPVLENHLENLFIERMDGNEKIFMQVMNNEEFKALVFEKLLSSIYETINSEQSE; encoded by the coding sequence ATGCACACGGAAGATAAATTTGAGGACATCATTGAACGGGAACTCCTGCAAATCAGTGGCTATCACCAAGGTAAAGCAAACGACTACGACACAGATACCGCTCTTTTCCCCAAGGAAATCATCAATTTTATCAAAACCACCCAACCCAAACAATGGGAACGCCTAGCCAACAGCAGCGACGCTGAGAAAATCATTATAGAGAGTCTCACCAAGGAACTTAAAAGCCGAGGAATGCTTGATATCCTCCGCAATGGCTTTAAATGCTATGGTAAAACCCTGCGAGTTGCTTACTTCCAGCCCAACACAGGGATGAACCCGGAAACTTTGGCACTTTATGAACAAAATCGCCTCACCATCACCCGCCAAGTTACTATCAAAACCGGACGCATTCCCGATATTCTCCTCAGCATCAACGGTTTACCCATCGCCACCATTGAACTGAAAAACCCCTTCACCGGACAAACCTACCAAAACGCCATTCATCAATATAAACTCTACAGAGACCCCAAAGACCCGCTATTTGCTTTTAAACAACGCTGCTTAGTCCACTTCGCCGTTGACACAGAAGAAGTTTGGATGACTACTAAACTTGCTAGTGAAAATACTTATTTCCTACCCTTCAATAAAGGTAATCATCACGGTGCAGGTAATCCTCCCGGCGATAATGAAGAATATCGCACCAGTTATTTTTGGCTAGAAGTCTTACAAAAAGATAGCCTTTTGGACATCCTAGCCCGTTTTCTCCACGTCGAAATTAAAGAAACCAAAATTCCTACCGCCACTGGCGTTAATTACCAGAAAAAAGAAACCCTAATTTTCCCCCGCTACCATCAACTTGATGTCGTGCGGAAACTCATCACCCACGCCAAACAAAATCAAGCTGGACATAATTATTTAATTCAGCATTCCGCAGGTTCAGGAAAATCAAATTCTATCGCCTGGTTAGCCCATCGCCTCGCTAACCTCCACGACAACCAAGACGAAAAAATCTTTCATACCGTTGTCGTCATCACCGATCGCACTGTACTGGATCAACAACTACAAAACACTATCTATCAATTTGACCATAAAGCCGGAGTTGTCCAGAAAATTGACGAGAATACCCAACAACTCGCCACAGCCCTCAGCGACGGTGTACCGATTATTATTTCGACAATTCAGAAATTCCCTTTCATTACTAAAGCCATCGAGACTTTAGCCAAAAAAGGTAAAACCATCGACATTACTACTAAAAATAAACGCTTTGCGGTCATCGTTGATGAGGCGCATGGTTCCCAAACCGGAGAAACCGCCGCCGAACTCCGCAAAATCTTAAATAAAGATGGTATTGAATCTGCGATCGCATCCCAATTGCTGGAAGATGAACTTGAGGAAGATAATCTCAGCGATGAAGCCAAACAACAACTCCTCAAAGCACAACTCACCCGCACCAAACAACCCAACCTCAGTTACTTCGCTTTTACCGCTACTCCCAAACACAAAACCCAACTCGTCTTTGACGAACCGGGGGAGAACGGCCAAATTCCCTTTCATCTCTACACCATGCGCCAAGCGATTGAGGAAGGCTATATTAAGGATGTTTTAGCCAATTACACCTGCTACGATCGCTATTACGAACTTGTCCGCACTTCTGAGAATAACCCAGACTTACCCCGTCGCCAAGCAGCAAAGGCGATCGCCAATTTTGTGGAACTTCATCCCTACAATATTGCCCAAAAAGTAGAAATTATCATCGAACATTTCCGCAACCATACCCGCCATAAAATTGGGGGTAGGGCAAAAGCAATGGTGGTTACCAGTTCCCGCGAACACGCGGTTAAATACAAACTGGCTTTTGATAAATATATCAAAGATAAAGGCTATAGCGATATTAAATCCCTTGTGGCTTTCTCCGGTTCTATTATCCTTGATGAATTACCCGGACAAACATTTACTGAAGTCAAGATGAATGGCGGGATTAAAACTTCCGAAATTCCCGATAAATTTGCTAGCGATGCTTATCAAGTGCTGCTTGTCGCCAACAAATTTCAAACCGGATTTGACCAACCATTACTGCATACTATGTTTGTGGATAAACGACTCGATGGCGTGCAAGCTGTCCAAACTCTCTCTCGCCTCAACCGTACCACCATAGGAAAAGAAGATACTTTCGTCTTAGATTTTGTCAACAAACCCGAAGATATCTACAAAGCTTTTAAACCCTACTACGAAGAAACTCCCGTTGGCGAAACCGCAGATCCGCAACAATTAAATGATTTGTCTTACCAGCTTTATGCATGGCAACTTTTTAGCCACGACGATGTAAATCAGTGGTGCGAAATTTGGTTTCGTCCGAAAACTTCTCTTACTGGAAGCGAACACAAAAAATTAAACACACTCCTAGACCTGATTATTGAAAATTATAGAGCTTTGCAAGACGCAGAGAAAGAACTATTTAAAAGTCAACTTACCAGCTTCCGCAATCTCTACCTCTTCCTGGCTCAGATTATTCCTTACCAAGATTCAGAACTAGAAAAGCTTTATGCTTACGGGCGGTTTCTCTTGAAAAAACTACCTCGTAGTCCCCAAGCGCCAAAAATAGATTTATCTGGGGATATCGAACTGAAATTTTATCGCCTGGAAAAAATCAGCGAAGGAAAAATAGATTTAACCGCAGGACAAGCCGAACCATTACGCGGTGCTACCTCTGTCGGGACTCGTCAGCCAGATAAAGAAGTCCCCCTATCCCAGCTAATCGACACCCTTAACGAACGCTTTGGAACTAACTTCACCCCAGCCGACCAGCTATTTTTTGAGCAGATTACCGAAACTGCGATCGCAAATGATTCCATTAAACAAGCGGCTCAAGTCAATACTAAAGAAAACTTTGCCCCAGTTCTAGAAAATCATCTGGAAAATCTATTTATCGAACGCATGGATGGTAACGAAAAAATATTTATGCAAGTGATGAACAATGAAGAATTTAAAGCACTTGTATTTGAAAAATTGCTATCCAGTATTTATGAGACTATCAACAGCGAACAGTCAGAATAG
- a CDS encoding restriction endonuclease subunit S has translation MMGKYQGYEKYKDSGVEWLGEIPEHWEVKRTKFFVTKIGSGKTPKGGSEIYVDSGVMLIRSQNVYDDGLRLDDVVYIDDEIDNLQINSRVFPNDILLNITGASIGRVSLVPPNFIKANVNQHVCIFRPDLKKIFPPYLHLLLCSKQGKEQIFSYENGTSREGLNFQQAGNLTFAIPPPDEQEIIARFLDHKTKQIDDLIAKKEALLEKLDEKRTALISHAVTKGLDPSVPMKDSGIEWLGKIPKHWSLLLLRLRYLIELGKMLDQRRISGDYLVQYLRNVDVQWDFINQNDLPEMDINPNEYERYLVKNGDLLVCEGGESGRSAIVQGVDGILGFQKAIHRLRVIGTEEIPRFLFYIFYYLVKLGVFVAEGNPNTITHLTVEKLKLYRLPKPPKKEQQAIVTYLDHKTAEIKQQKAKILEAIELLKEYRTALITNAVTGKIDVRQVPIP, from the coding sequence ATAATGGGTAAGTATCAGGGTTATGAAAAGTATAAAGATTCAGGTGTTGAGTGGTTGGGGGAGATTCCTGAACATTGGGAAGTTAAAAGAACTAAATTTTTTGTCACTAAAATTGGAAGTGGAAAAACACCAAAAGGAGGATCGGAAATTTATGTTGATTCTGGTGTAATGCTAATTAGAAGTCAAAATGTTTATGATGATGGCTTACGTTTAGACGATGTTGTTTATATTGATGATGAGATAGATAACCTACAGATAAATAGCAGAGTATTTCCAAATGATATTTTACTTAATATTACAGGCGCATCTATTGGGCGGGTTAGTTTAGTCCCTCCTAATTTCATAAAAGCAAATGTAAATCAGCACGTTTGCATATTCAGACCAGACTTAAAAAAAATCTTTCCCCCATATTTGCACTTACTTCTTTGTTCTAAGCAGGGTAAAGAACAAATTTTTTCTTATGAAAACGGTACATCTCGTGAAGGCTTAAATTTTCAACAAGCAGGAAATTTAACTTTTGCTATTCCGCCACCAGATGAGCAGGAGATAATCGCCCGCTTTCTCGACCATAAAACCAAACAAATAGACGACCTTATCGCCAAGAAAGAAGCCCTCCTCGAAAAACTCGACGAAAAACGCACCGCCCTCATCAGTCACGCTGTCACCAAAGGACTAGATCCAAGCGTCCCGATGAAAGATTCTGGTATTGAGTGGTTGGGTAAAATTCCGAAGCATTGGAGTTTACTATTATTGCGGCTAAGATATCTAATTGAACTAGGAAAAATGCTAGATCAACGAAGAATATCAGGAGATTATCTAGTTCAATATTTAAGAAATGTTGATGTGCAGTGGGATTTTATTAATCAAAATGACTTGCCAGAAATGGATATTAATCCGAACGAGTATGAAAGGTACTTAGTAAAAAATGGTGACTTATTGGTATGTGAGGGAGGAGAGTCAGGGAGATCCGCTATTGTTCAAGGTGTTGATGGCATTTTAGGCTTTCAAAAAGCAATACATCGTCTTAGGGTGATTGGAACAGAAGAAATCCCTAGGTTTTTATTCTATATATTCTATTATTTAGTCAAGCTTGGTGTTTTTGTAGCTGAAGGAAATCCCAATACAATTACCCATTTGACTGTGGAGAAATTAAAGCTATATAGACTACCAAAACCACCAAAAAAAGAGCAACAAGCAATAGTTACTTACTTAGATCATAAAACAGCCGAAATAAAGCAACAAAAAGCCAAGATTCTAGAGGCCATCGAACTATTAAAAGAATATCGCACCGCCCTCATCACCAACGCCGTCACAGGTAAAATAGACGTGCGCCAAGTCCCCATCCCCTAA
- a CDS encoding type II toxin-antitoxin system VapC family toxin, whose product MKLLLDTHIWIWYLLGNLNLSDNLQKAISDERNELWLSPISIWETLLLAEKGRLMLKPTPEQWVQNSLQQLDTKEAPLSNEIAILSRQLALVHQDPADRFIAATAVHYNLTLVTVDGNLTKATFLSTLS is encoded by the coding sequence ATGAAACTTTTACTAGATACCCATATCTGGATTTGGTATCTTCTCGGTAATCTCAACCTTTCAGACAATCTACAAAAAGCAATCTCTGACGAAAGAAATGAATTATGGCTAAGTCCCATCAGTATTTGGGAAACCCTCTTGCTTGCTGAGAAAGGAAGACTTATGCTAAAGCCAACTCCAGAACAGTGGGTTCAAAATAGTCTACAGCAACTCGACACAAAAGAAGCCCCTTTATCCAATGAAATTGCAATTTTAAGCCGCCAATTAGCTTTAGTACATCAAGATCCCGCAGATCGTTTTATTGCAGCAACCGCAGTTCATTATAACCTCACCCTTGTCACGGTAGACGGAAACTTAACTAAAGCCACTTTTCTTAGTACATTGAGTTAA
- a CDS encoding DUF4351 domain-containing protein, which translates to MIDHDRLFKELIQTFFWEFIELFLPEVLDYVNKDSLTFLPEEIFTDVTSGDKRKIDLLAQVKFREQDTYFLIHLENQAYNQKEFERRMFHYFARLDAKYLLPIFPIVIFSYDEPKRPEKSQYTVNFPNRKILEFNYIAIQLNNLNWRNFLNQPNPVAAALMAKMDFKPEERVRVKLECLRMLVTLQLNPAKMELISGFIDTYLKLNATEEQTLDTELKQANLVEEEAIMEIVTSWMEKGIERGIEQGEQKIVKRQLKRRFNNIDSTLENRINSLSVEQIENLADAIFDFQSLEDLINWLDQQN; encoded by the coding sequence ATGATAGACCACGATAGATTATTTAAAGAATTAATCCAAACCTTCTTTTGGGAATTTATAGAATTATTCCTACCAGAAGTATTAGACTACGTAAATAAAGACAGCCTCACATTTTTACCAGAAGAAATATTTACAGATGTCACCTCTGGAGACAAAAGAAAAATCGACTTATTAGCCCAAGTCAAATTTAGAGAACAAGACACCTATTTTCTGATTCATCTTGAAAATCAAGCGTATAATCAAAAAGAATTTGAACGGCGAATGTTTCATTACTTTGCTCGTTTAGATGCCAAATATTTATTACCAATCTTCCCGATAGTTATCTTTTCTTACGACGAACCCAAACGCCCGGAAAAAAGCCAATATACAGTTAACTTCCCTAACCGAAAAATTCTGGAATTTAATTACATCGCCATTCAACTAAATAACCTCAACTGGCGCAACTTTTTAAACCAACCAAACCCCGTTGCTGCTGCATTAATGGCAAAAATGGACTTTAAACCAGAAGAAAGAGTCCGAGTTAAACTAGAATGCTTAAGGATGTTAGTAACCTTGCAGTTAAATCCTGCTAAAATGGAACTAATTTCCGGCTTTATAGACACCTATCTCAAATTAAACGCTACAGAAGAACAAACACTTGATACCGAATTAAAACAAGCCAACTTAGTAGAAGAGGAAGCAATTATGGAAATTGTCACCAGTTGGATGGAAAAAGGAATTGAAAGAGGAATTGAACAAGGGGAACAAAAAATAGTTAAAAGACAACTAAAACGACGCTTTAATAATATTGATTCTACTTTAGAAAACCGAATTAATTCTTTATCTGTAGAGCAAATAGAAAACCTAGCGGATGCAATTTTTGATTTCCAATCTTTAGAAGACCTGATTAATTGGTTAGACCAACAAAACTGA
- a CDS encoding DUF3368 domain-containing protein: MIISDTSVITNLISIEHIFLLQSLYERVIIPQAVYQELSRCHPIILSELLAEISPVLEIRTVIDKNKVEELKQQAKLDQGESEAIILALELKTDLLLIDERRGRAEAQRLGIRITGLLGVLLEGKTKGFIVSVKPLMDKLIESSTFWISPVLYEKILVLAGEIEAE; this comes from the coding sequence GTGATTATTAGTGATACTTCTGTTATTACTAATTTGATTAGTATTGAACATATTTTTTTACTGCAATCACTTTATGAAAGGGTGATTATTCCTCAAGCAGTGTATCAAGAATTATCAAGGTGTCATCCCATAATATTAAGTGAATTACTCGCGGAAATATCTCCTGTGTTGGAGATTAGAACTGTGATAGATAAGAATAAAGTTGAGGAGTTGAAGCAACAAGCTAAGTTGGATCAAGGAGAGTCAGAGGCTATTATTTTGGCACTGGAGTTAAAAACTGATTTATTATTAATTGATGAGCGCAGAGGGAGGGCTGAGGCACAACGTTTAGGAATTAGAATTACGGGATTATTAGGGGTTTTATTGGAAGGTAAGACAAAAGGCTTTATTGTTTCTGTTAAGCCTTTGATGGATAAATTAATTGAAAGTTCTACTTTTTGGATTTCTCCTGTTTTATATGAGAAGATTTTAGTCTTAGCAGGGGAAATAGAGGCGGAATAA